The DNA region CCGGTAAATCCGACGGATTGCATATTATGGAACAGGGCAGTATTAATAGGCTTATTTATAACAAAGCCAGGCATGGCAGGATTGTCGTAAGGTTAAAAGGCGGCGATCCTTTTCTTTTCAGTCGCGGGATAGAAGAGGCCTTATATCTAAAGAGGAAAGGAATAGATTTTGAGATTATACCCGGGGTCACTTCGGCTTTTGCCGCACCTGAAAGTTTTGGGATACCGCTATCAAGGAAAGGAAAGTATTCTTCAGTCGCTGTTCTGGCAGGCAGGAAAAGCAATAAGGCAGATCTCGATGCGCCTTTATGCGATACGCTTGTGTATTTAATGGGGGTGGCAAATATAAAAAATATCGTAAAGGCAGTTTTAAAGTCCGGCAGGGACAAGCTTACACCGTGCGC from Candidatus Omnitrophota bacterium includes:
- the cobA gene encoding uroporphyrinogen-III C-methyltransferase, whose amino-acid sequence is MQIRKGKVYIVGAGPGDWKLISVKGLEAIKNAEVIVYDFLSSKALLRFARSKTEIICAGKSDGLHIMEQGSINRLIYNKARHGRIVVRLKGGDPFLFSRGIEEALYLKRKGIDFEIIPGVTSAFAAPESFGIPLSRKGKYSSVAVLAGRKSNKADLDAPLCDTLVYLMGVANIKNIVKAVLKSGRDKLTPCAFIEKATTNDERIITGNLSNIIDKAYEYSVKPPAVLVIGQVVKYGKRLIPKKYRN